TCAGCGTGCAGAGCGGCCAGCCCGTCCTCGACTCGCTCGGTTACACCGCCGCCGGCCTGCTCCCGGTGGCCGCCTGGCTGGTGCGGATCTGCGTCACCGGCGAGCCGGACGCGGCCCGCGCCTGTGTCGCCGCCGCGCGCGGCCCCGCCCGCGCGCACCTCGCCTGTCTGCTGACGGCGCTGCTCGCGTCGGTGGCGCTCGGGGTCGGGGCGGCCTTCGTGGTGACACTGATCAGCGATCCGGCGAGCAACGGTCACCAGGTCCACGTGTCCCTGCTGCGGGCCGGTGCGGCCGGGCTGCCGGCCACGCTCACCTGTGCGCTGCTCGGCGCGGCCGTCGGCGCGCTCACCAACCGGCCGCTGCTGCGCTCCACCGGCCGCGCGGTGCCCGCGATGCTGCTGGGTGCGCTGCTGTCGGTGGTGCTCACCGGCTCCCCGGCGCAGGCCGCGATCAACGGCCTGGTCACCGGTTCGGAGACGGGCCGGGTGCCGGTGTCCCCGCTGCCGCTGATCGGGGCGGCGCTGCTCACGGCCGCCGCCTTCGCCGTGGCCGCCCGGCTCACCGCCCGCCGGTCACCCTGAGCAGGCGGTGCGCTGGGCCTCCTGCCACTCACACCGCGTACACAGCGTGAAGCCCTGGTACGACTCCGGGTGCTCCGTCGCATACGGCGGCGGCCCGGCTGCCTTCGGCGGCTGCGTGGCGTCGACGATCGTGCAGCAGGTCCTGTCGTCCTCGTCGCTCATGTCTCCGGCGTAGGCCGCTCAGCGGTGTCCGCTGCTCGCGCCGATCAGCTCGGAGACCTTCACGAACCGGTAGCCGCGTCGGCGCAGTTCCGGGACGACCGCGCGGACGACCTGCTCGGTGGTCGGGGCGGCGCTGCGGGTGCAGTGCATGACGACCACCGAGCCGGGATTCACGCCGTCCAGCACCTGCTGGGTGACGGCGTCGGCGTCCGTGGCGAAGGTGTCGCCACTCACCACGTCCCACTGCACCGCGGTCAACCCGAGCCCGCTCAGCGTGCGCAGCGCCCGCTTGTCGTAACAGCCGCCGGGGAAGCGGAAGTAGGGCAGCGGGTGGGACACGCCCGCGTGGCGCAGGGAGGCGTACGCCCGCTGCACGTCCGTCCGCATGTTTCCGGCGCCGACCGTCGGCAGGCCGTAGCAGTCGTCGGTGAACGCGTTATGGCTGTAGGAGTGGTTGGCGACCTCGAACAGCGGGTCGTGGCCGAGGCTGCGGGCCTCGGTCGGGTACTCGTCGGCCCAGCGGCCGGTCATGAAGATCGTCGCCGGCACCTTCAGCGCCCGCAGGGTGCCGATGAGGTCTGGGTTGTCGAAGTGCTCGCCGGCGGCGGCACGGGGACCCTCCTCGGAGGTCATGTCGGCGTCGAAGGTCAGCGCGACGGTCTTGCCCAGGGTGCGCGGGCCGTGCTCGAAGACTGGGGTCAGGCCGCCGGGGCCGGGGGCCAGCACGGGCGGATGCGAGGCGGACGGGGAAGCGGAGACGGGGGACTTGGCCGGGGCCGGGCGGGCACCGCCCGCGGGGTCCGCGGTACCGCAGGCGGCGAGAGCCGCGCCCAGGGCACAGGCGGTGGTGATATGGCGTAGTCGTGGGGTCACGGTATGAAAGTAGGACTGAATGATCGCCTGTACGTCGATATGTCCGGCGGGCCGCGTGACGGTCACCCGCACGGCGGCGGCCTGGCGGACTCCGGTGCTCCGGTGGCCAGGTGTCAGCCGGTGCTCACACGGAAGCGGCAGCGGAGCGCGTAGCGCAACTCCGCTGCCGTCGACGGCGTGGCGACCTCACGCGCACCTACGGAACTCGCTCACGGACTCGTCCGCGCGCGCGTGAGGTCACCACGCATTCCCCTGCCGGCGGCGCGGAGGTCGCCCGGCCCACCGGACGCCAGGCCGACCATCGTCTTCCGCCGTCAAGGGCATCTGGACGCGCCGCTCAGTCGGCGCTGTTGTTACAGCCCATGGTCGAGCCGATGTGGGTGCCCTGGGCACCCGGGTCGCCCTCGCCGTTGAGCGCGTTGCCCAGCAGGCCGTTGAGGATCCCGACCTCGCCGAGGACGTCGAGATTCAGGTCGTGGTCCTTGCACTGGGAGCTCTGCATGACGCCCTCGTGTCCGTGCTCTTCGCCGCCGCCGCCGGCGTGGGCGGTGCCGGCGGCGAGTCCGACGGTGCTGAGAGCTGCGACCAGTACGGCGGCCCTGCGAAGTCTGTGCATGTCATCTCCATAGTGTGAGAGCGGAAGCGGTCTGCAACAGATCGACCTCTTACAGTCACGGAGATTAGTATTAAAATCGCCCAAAATGGACAGCGACGCGCCGTAATTTATGGGACTATCTACGGCCGTATCGGCCTGTCAGAGTGCCCGTGGCGAGGGTGTGGCCGGACAGCGCCCGCAGCAGGTCGGCCGGCGCGGCCCCCGCGGCGAGCGAAAGGCGGCGGTCGGTGGCGTAGACCGTGAGGACGTAGTGGTGCGGACGGTCTCCGCGCGGTGGGCAGGGGCCGCCGTAGCCCGGCCGCTTGAAGTCGTTGCGGCCCTCGGTCGCTCCCTGCGGATGCTCTCCGGCGGCCAGTTGCCGCGTGTGCGGGTCGATGTCCCACGCCAGCCAGTGCGTGAACGTGCCGTGCGGGGCGTCGGGGTCCTGCAGAAGCAGGGCCAGCGAGGCCGTGTGCGGGGGTACGGCGGTGAGGGCCAGCGGGGGCGACACGTCCGCACCGTCGCAGGTGTGGCGGCGCGGGATGGTGCCGCCGTCGCCGTACGCGGTGCTGGTGACGGTCAGCCGCCGGCCGGCGGTGGGGGAGGGCGTGGCGCCCTGTCTGCCGCCGTCGTCCCCACAGCCCGTTACGACGCTCATCGCGGCCGCTGCGGCCACGGCCGCCATCCAACTCCTGCGCATGCCCGGCACGCTAGGGCCTGTCCGGCGGATCCTGTCGCAGACACGGGGCCGACGCGCCCTCCCTCACTGCCTCAAGGGCATGGCGGCACCCCCATCGCCCCCGCTCGCCCGCACTGATGAGGCACCGTCACTTTCCTGCGACCTGATCCGCCGGACAGGCCCCAGGCCTGCCCTAGCCCGAGGGGAGCTCTCCGTCACCGTTCGGTGCGGTCGGCTGGTTGCCCCGCTCGAGGAAGTGCAGCAGTTCCACCGGGATGGGCAGGACCAGCGTGGAGTTCTTCTCGGCGGAGACCGCCATCACCGTCTGGAGCAGTCGCAGTTGCAGCGCCGCGGGGGTGTCGGCCATCTGCTGCGCGGCCTCGGCCAGCTTCTTGGAGGCCTGGAGTTCGGCGTCGGCGTTGATAATCCGCGCCCGGCGCTCCCGGTCGGCCTCGGCCTGGCGGGCCATGGACCGTTTCATCGTGTCCGGCAGGGAGACGTCCTTGATCTCCACCCGGTCGACCTGGATGCCCCAGCCGACGGCCGGGCTGTCGATCATCAGCTCCAGACCCTGGTTGAGCTTCTCGCGGTTGGAGAGCAGATCGTCCAGATCACTCTTGCCGATGATCGACCTGAGCGAAGTCTGTGCCATCTGCGACACCGCGAACTTGTAGTCCTCGACCTTCACCAGGGCGCTCTCCGCGTCGATCACCCTGAAGTAGACGACCGCGTCCACGCGGACGGTGACGTTGTCGCGAGTGATGCCCTCCTGGGCCGGGATCGGCATCGTCACGATCTGCATGTTGACCTTCTGCAGCCGGTCCACGAAGGGGATGATCAGCGTGAAACCCGGCGTCCGCGGATCGCCGCTGACCCGGCCGAGCCGGAACAGCACACCGCGTTCGTACTGCTTGACCACGCGTGCCGCCATCGCCAGATAGACCACACCGGCGGAACCCGCCGCCGCGATCGCGCCCAGCAGTTCCTGGAGCATGGTGACCTCCTCACGGAGAGGTCCGCTTTTGTCCGCTGCTGTAACCATAAGCCGGTTGGGCCGCTCTGCCGAGGGGTCCGGACAGACCGGACCGGGATGCCGAGGGGCGTCGGCATCCCGGCCCGGAGACAGCGGTCGTCAGCCGGCCTGTGCCGCCGTCACCCGCACCGGTTCCGGCCCGGCCGCGCTGTGCCGCTCGGCCCAGTTCTCCAGGGCCGTACGGCAGGCGTGGTCGAGGTGGTGCAGGCCGGACAGGTCCAGGCGGACCGGGCGGTCCTCGGGGAGCGACTCCAGGCTGTCCAGGATCTTCGGCAGCCGCAGGAAGGTCGCGTTGCCCGCGACGTAGACGTCGACCGGGCCCGCGCCCTTGTCGATCACCTCCAGCTTGACGTGCGAGGCCTCCCAGGCCGTCTTGGCCACGGCCAGGGCGAGACCGATCAGCACCCCTTCGAACATGCTGACCGCCACGATGGACAGGGCGGTGACGGACAGGATCAGCGCCTCGCCCCGGTGCTCGCGCCACAGCCCGGCCAGTGCCCGGACCGGGACCAGCTTCGCGCCCGAGTGGATCAGGATGCCCGCGAGCGCCGGGATCGGTATGTAGGCCAGCACGTCCGGCAGCAGCGCCGCGAACAGCAGCAGCCACGCCCCGTGCAGCACCCGCGAAGCCTTCGTACGGGCGCCGGCCTGGACGTTGGCCGCGCTGCGCACGATCACCGCGGTCATCGGCAGCGCGCCCAGCAGCCCGCACACCGTGTTGCCGACGCCCTGGGCGAGCAGTTCCTTGTCGTACTCGGTGCGCGGCCCGGTGTGCAGCCGGTCCACGGCGGCCGCGCTGAACAGCGACTCGGCGGAGGCGATCAGCGTGAAGGCGACGATCGTGCCGAGCAGTCCGACACCCGCCAGCTCGCCGAACGCGCTGAGCGGCGGCGGCTGGACGGCACCCAGCAGCCCCTGCACCTCCACCGTGGCCACCGGCAGGTCGAGCGCGACCGCGGCCACCGCGGCCAGGCCGACCGCGGCCAGCGGACCGGGCAGCGTACGCACCTTCGCCGGGACGTGCCGCCACAGCAGCAGCACCGCGATCGTGCCCGCGCACACCGCGAGCGAGGCCGCCGCCGCGCCGTCACCGAGGGCGTCCAGGAACGCCCCCGGCAGCCCGGCGATCTTGGCCAGTCCGGAATCGGGGGCCTTGGCGGCCAGCGCCGGGTACAACTGCCCGGCGACGAGCACCAGTCCGATTCCGGCCAGCATGCCCTCGACGACGGAGACCGAGATGGCGCGGAAGTAGCGGCCCAGCTTCAGCAGGCCCATGCCCATCTGGAGGACTCCGGAGGCGAGCACGATCACGCCGAGCGCGGGCAGCCCGAACTCCTTGACCGCCTCGAAGACGAGCACGGTCAGACCGGCAGCCGGCCCCGACACCTGCAGGCTGCTGCCGCGCATCAGCCCGGTGACGAGTCCGCCCACGATGCCGGTGATCAGGCCGAGTTCGGCCGGGACCCCGGAGGCGACGGCCACGCCCACGCACAGCGGCAGCGCGACCAGGAAGACGACGAGGGAGGCGGCGAAGTCCTGCCGCAGATACGGGAAGCGGGATATGAGGCTGGCGTTGTTGCTGGTCATCGGCGCGCTCACAGGGACTCGAAGGTGTCGGTCTGCGGGCGGTGCGCCCGTACGGCTCCGGTGTGCACCTCGTAGTACCAGGCGTGCAGGCCCAGCCGACCCTCCGCCAGCTTCCGCTCGACGCACGGGTACGAGCGCAGCCGGAGCAGCTGCGTCAGGACGTGGGCCCGCACGCCTTCGGCGACCTCCGGATCCTCGGCCACACCGGCCGGGCGCGGGGTGGCGTGCGCGAGCCAGTCGCGCACGGCGGGTACGGCGGTCAGATCGTCGCCGCGCACCAGCGCGCCGACGGCACCGCAGTGCGAGTGACCGCAGACGACGATGTCGCGGACGCCGAGGACCTCCACGGCGTACTCGATGGTGGCGGCCTCGCTCGTGGGGTGGAGCGAGGTGTGGGGCGGGACGATGTTGCCCGCGGTGCGCAGCTCGAAGAGCTGGCCGGGGCGGGCGCCCGTGATCAGGGCCGGGACGACCCGGGAATCGGAGCAGGTGATGAACAGGACCTGCGGGGACTGGCCTTCGGCGAGCTTGGCGAACTCCTCAGGGCGCTGTCCGAAGGTACGGGCGTTGTCGATGAGGGGCTGCATATGCGTGGGTTCCTCCTGGCGCGCCTGCACGGGCGCGTCGGACTTGAACGACGGTTGTGGGGGAAGAGCCCGGTTTCCCGGGCCGGTGCGGCTCCCTGGCCGGGTGCCGCACCGGCTGTCAGCAGCGGACGACCTGAAGAGCTGCCGGGGTGTGGGCTCTGGAGGTTCTCGCGGTGTGGGGGTGCGGCGCGCCGGGGATGTCCGGTGTGTCGGCAGCGGCCGCACGGCCGGCTATCGGCTCGGGCTGCTGGGCCCGGCCGGAGGACGAGCCGCGCTGCCGGTCGCGCAGGTGCGGAGTGCTGACGGGGAGGCCCGGACGGCAGGGGGTGCGGACCGAGTCCTTGTCCTCGCGCACCGGCGGTACGGAGGACGGCAGGACCGGCTCGGCCTTGGCCTGTGCATCACTGAGTGTGTGCGCGGATGCGAACGTTCCCGTGGGAGCGAAGAGCTGGAGCGCGAGCAGGAGCACCGCGAGGAGGGCGAGGCGGGTCCGGGCCGTCGTACCTCGGAACATGCGCCCCCCTTACGGATGCTCGCGCCTCTTGTCTGGACCAAGTCCCGGTCAATGGATGGTCAAGAAGCACATTAACCCTGCAAAGTCCTTTGCAGGGTTAACAGCGCGTTACAAGCGCAAGGAAGCGTGAAAAGTGCCGGTCGCATGGCGCGATCCGGCTCTTGACTGAGGGTCTGAGAGTGGCTAAGAGCCCACGAGTCCCTTGGCGTCGCGGGCCAGTGCGGTGAGCCGGGATATCGCGCGGAAGTACTTCTTGCGGTAGCCGCCGTTCAGCATCTCCTCGCTGAACAGCTTGTCGAACGGCAGTCCCGAGGCCAGCACCGGGACCTCGCGGTCGTAGAGCCGGTCCGCGAGCACCACGAGCCTGAGCGCGGTCGACTGGTCCGGTACCGGCCGTACATCGGTGAGGCAGACCGCCCTCAGCCCGTCGGTCAGTGCGCCGTACCGGCTCGGGTGCACCCTGGCCAGGTGCTCCAGCAGATGCGGGAAGTCGTCCAGCGAGGCGCCCTCGGTGGCGTACGCCGCCTTCGTCACCTCTTCGTCGGTGAAGGGCTTGGGCGCCTCGGGCAGACCGCGGTGGCGGTAGTCCTCGCCGTCGATGCGCAGGGTGCGGAAGCGGGCCGACAGGCCCTGTATCTCGCGCAGGAAGTCGGCCGCCGCGAACCGGCCCTCGCCCAGCTTGCCGGGCAGCGTGTTGGAGGTGGCGGCGAGCGCGACGCCCGCCTCGACCAGCTTGCCGAGCAGTGTCGAGACCAGGACCGTGTCGCCCGGGTCGTCCAGCTCGAACTCGTCGATGCACAGCAGGCTGTGGCCGGAGAGAGTCTGCACGGTCTGCTGGAAGCCGAGGGCGCCGACCAGGTTCGTAAGCTCCACGAAGGTGCCGAACGCCTTGCGGGCGGGCTCGGCGGGGGTGGCGTGCCACAGGGAGGCGAGCAGGTGGGTCTTGCCGACGCCGTAACCGCCGTCCAGGTAGACCCCGCGCGGGCCGGCCGGGGTCCTGGGTGCCCTGGGCCTGCCGAAGCCGAAGAAGCCGCGCCGGCCGGCGCCGGAGGCATGCGCCCCGCCGAGCCCGCCCGCGAAGCCCTCGAGGACCCGTACGGCCTCGGTCTGGCTGGGCTGGTTCGGGTCCGGTATGTACGTCGAGAAGCGGACCGAGTCGAAGCGCGGCGGCGGCACCATCTCGGCGACCAGCCGGTCCGCGGGGACACGCGGCGCGCGGGCGCACAGGGAGAGGGGGCCCGCGTCGGTCACAGGGCTGGGTCCGGAGGCGGCGGTGGAGGACGACACGGTCACCCATGCTAAGCGCCGTGTCACACTGCACGACATGCGACGCCTGTTCCCTGTGACCGACGAAACAGCAGCCCAGGCCTCCGGGGGGGCGCCCGAGGGGAAGGGGGCGGGGGAGACCGCAGGGGCCCGGGTCACGGACGGGCCCGGAATCCGTGTGACGGATGCGCCCGAGGTGTCCGGCGCTGCCGCGCTCGTCGATCGCGAGTGGAGTCTCGCCGAGCTGGCCGCCGCCTACGCCTACCCCGAGCCGGTGCCGGGCGCCCCCAGGCCGTGGCTGCGGGCCAACATGGTGTCCACGCTGGACGGCGCCGCCCAGCACGAAGGGCGGTCCCAGCCCATCTCCAGCGCCGCCGACATGCGGATCTTCGGCACGTTGCGGGCGCTCGCGGATGTGATCGTGGTGGGTGCGGAAACGGTACGTCAGGAGGAGTACCGCCCCGCACGCGCGCGTGCCGAGTTCGCCGCCGCCCGCAAGGCCGCCGGACAGGCCCCGGCCCCGGCGATCGCCGTCGTCTCCGCGAGCCTGGAGCTGGACTTCTCGCTCCCGCTGTACACCTCGCCCCTGGTGCCCACGCTGATCCTGACCGGAGCCGCGGCAGCTCCCGACCGGGTCGCCGCCGCCGAGGAGGCCGGGGCCACGGTGGTGATCGCCGGTGAGGGCAGGGGCATCGAGCCCGTGCGCGCGGTGCGCGCCCTCGCCGACCTGGGCCACACCCGGCTGCTCACCGAGGGCGGTCCCCGGCTGCTCGGCCAGCTGATCGCCGCCGGGGTGCTGGACGAGATGTGTCTGACCCTCTCGCCCATGCTCACCGCGGGCGACGCACAGCGCGTCGCCGGGGGGCCGTCGGTCGCCGTGCCGCGCCGGTTCGAGCTCGTGTCCCTCCTCGAAGAGGCCGGATTTCTGTTCGGCCGCTACCGTCGCTCCTGAAATCAGCGGAATCTTCCGTTCCGTTTAGTTTCCGGAGGGCAGACTTAGTCCGGCAGAACTCGTGCGATCACGGGGCAGGATGGTTTCCGCACGGGCCTCGTCAGGGCCCACGGAGGAGAAGAGGCGTTTGGTGTTCACAAGCGTTCTGATGATCGAGAAGGCCTTGACGTCCGCCGACGTGGAGTTCGTCACCACCTTGCACGGGGACGAGCCGGTCACTTTCCAGGTGCTCCTCCAGCCGCGCGGTGACCAGGCGGACCGCCTGCTGCGGGCCATCGACGACATCGCCCTCGGCGAATTGGACGAGGCGGTCCGCGAGGGCGAGACGCCTGAGGGCAAGGCGGCCCGGAGTGTGGGGCAGCAGGCGCTCGATGTGTCCTTGGCGGCGTTGCGGGCTGCCAGCAGCGAGGCGGAGGGGCGGTTGGTCGAGGATCATCCGCTGGACGCGCTGAAGTCGCTCGTTGCCGAGGTGTCCGCCGACGAGGTGATCGTGCTGACGGATCCGCATTACGTGGAGGAGTTCTTCCACCGGGACTGGGCTTCCCGGGCCCGGCACAAGGTGGGGGTGCCGGTGCTGAAGCTGTTCTCGCACAGCAAGGCGTAGTGACCTCGGCTGTCAGGGAAGTACGAGGCTCGGCATAGGCTAGGCCTGCTTCAGCTCGCATTCGTCTCTGGGGAGAAACGCATGGCACCCGGCCTTCCTGCCGCCATGGACCGACCGCACTTCATCGGCATCGGCGGCGCCGGGATGTCGGGGATCGCCAAGATCCTCGCGCAGCGTGGGGCCAGGGTGGCCGGGAGTGACGCGAAGGAGTCGGCGACCGCCGAGGCGCTGCGGGCGCTCGGGGTCACCGTGCACATCGGGCATGCCACGGAGCACCTCGCCGACGACGCGAGCTGTGTCGTCGTGTCGTCGGCGATCCGCAAGGACAACCCCGAGCTGGCCCGCGCGGCCGAGCTGGGCATCCCGGTGGTGCACCGCTCCGATGCGCTCGCCGCGCTGATGGAGGGGCTGCGGCCGATCGCCGTGGCCGGTACCCACGGCAAGACGACGACCACCTCGATGCTGGCCGTCTCCCTCACCGAGCTGGGCCTGGAGCCGTCGTACGCCATCGGCGGCGACCTGGACGCGCCCGGCTCCAACGCGCTGCACGGCGAGGGCGACATCTTCGTCGCCGAGGCGGACGAAAGCGACCGCAGCTTCCACAAGTACGCGCCCGAGGTCGCCATCGTCCTCAACGTCGAGCTGGACCACCACGCCAACTACGCCTCGATGGACGAGATCTACGAGTCCTTCGAGACCTTCGCCGAGAAGATCGTCCCCGGCGGCACGCTGGTGATCTCCGCCGACCACGAGGGCGCGCGGGAGCTGACGCGGCGGCTGGCGGGTTCGGTGAAGACGGTGACGTACGGCGAGGCCGAGGACGCCGACGTACGGGTGCTGTCGATTGTCCCGCAGGGGCTGAAGAGCCGGGTCACCGCGGTGCTGGACGGGCAGGAGCTGACCTTCACGGTCTCCGTGCCCGGCCGCCACTACGCGCTCAACGCGGTCGCCGCGCTCACCGCCGGTGCGGCGCTCGGCATCCCGGCCGACGGGCTGGCGCCCGCGCTCGCCGCCTACACCGGTGTCAAGCGGCGCCTGCAGCTCAAGGGCGAGGCCGCCGGGGTGCAGGTCATCGACTCCTACGCCCACCACCCCACCGAGATGACCGCCGACCTGGAGGCCATGCGCGCCGCCGCCGGCGACTCCCGCATCCTCGTCGTCTTCCAGCCGCACCTGTTCTCCCGCACCCAGGAGCTGGGCAAGGAGATGGGCCAGGCGCTGGCCCTCGCCGACGCCTCGGTGGTCCTCGACATCTACCCGGCCCGCGAGGACCCGATCCCCGGCGTCACCAGCGAGCTGATCATCGAGGCCGCGCGCGCCGCCGGTGCCGACGTCACCACCGTGCACGACAAGGCTGAGAGCCCCGCGCTGATCGCGGGAATGGCGAAGCCCGGTGATCTCGTTCTCACCATGGGCGCGGGCGACGTGACCGACCTGGGCCCGCTGATCCTGGACCGCCTGTCGCAGCAGTAAAGGGGCTGAGGCTCATGTCGTACGACGTCGAGAAGCCGGACGAGGAGTGGCGCGCGGAGCTGAACCCGGCCGAGTACGCAGTGCTGCGCCAGGCCGCCACCGAGCCGGCCTTCACCGGTGAGTACACGGACACCAAGACCAAGGGTGTCTACTCCTGCCGCGCCTGCGGCGCCGAACTGTTCACCTCGGAAACGAAGTTCGCCTCGCACTGCGGCTGGCCGTCCTTCTTCGACCCCAAGGACACCGACGCCGTGGAACTGATCGAGGACCGCTCCCACGGCATGGTCCGCACCGAGGTGCGGTGCGCTCGATGCGGGTCGCACCTCGGGCACGTCTTCGCGGGCGAGGGGTACCCGACCCCGACCGACCAGCGGTACTGCATCAACTCCATCTCGCTGCGGCTGACGCCCGACGAGGGCTGACCGCGCCGGGCGGCCGCCTCCGCCGCGCCGGTGAGCCCGTCTCCGCCGTGCCCACGGGATGTCTCCAAGTCGATTGATCGATGTGATCGATGCCAAGTCCACGATCAATCAACACTCCGAATCTGGCAAAAGAGATGCTAGGCAGGGCCCGCTCAGTCGAAGATGAACGCCATCGGAAATCGGAGCGGGAGAGGCGGCGGAGCGTGGGCAGGGACGGCAGCCGCGATCCGGGTGCGGGGCTGCCCGCACCGCGCAGCTGCTGGGGCCACGCCCGTGAACGGTTCCGGGTCAGGCATCCGCACCTGGCCGGTGACCGGCGGGGAAGGCGGGGGCGCCGGGTGGTGCGCCCTCCGGATCATCGGTGCGGACGGCACCGAGCGCCTCCCTCTCGCACGCCTTGACCGCGCCGGACGGTACGCCGCCCCGCGGTGGGACATCCGGCCCACACCCTCGCATGGGGCTCCCGAGGGTGCTGGGATGTATGAGGCTCGCGCCCCACTTGCTCCGGTTTGAGATTCTGTGAGGGTGTTGGGTGTGGCGCGCTGGATTCAGTCCCATCGCAGGCCTGCGCCCGCCGACAGCGGCCACCACCGCGAGAGCGGCGCCGGCCACGAGGGCTCCGCGACGTCCGCGCAGTCCGGGGATTCCACGGGATCCGCAGATGCGGCGGAGGGTGTCCCGGCTGCCTCCGCGGAGGCGGCCGGCGCTCGGCTGAGCGTGCTGCGGGACGCACTGGCCGGGATCGGCACGACCCTCGACGAGGCCAAGACCTGCGCCGAGCTGACCCGGGCCGCCGTACGGCTGGCCGACGGCACGGCCGCCGTGATGCGCCGCACCGGCCAGACCGTCTCCGGATACGAGGCGATCACCGGGGACGCCGACGCGCTGCCCGACGCCCGCTGGGCCGCGGCGGTGGCGCGCGAGGCAGAAGTACCGGCGCTCGGCACGGAGCTGGAGCCCTGGCTGGAGTACGCGGCGGGCCCCCGACCCCGGGCCGCCCTGTGCGCGCCGCTGACCAGCGGCGACGACGTGTACGGCGTCCTGGTGTGGGCGCGCCCCGGTCCGCCGGTGCGCCCCGCGGAGGGCGAGCTGCTCAGCCTGCTCGCCGAGCGCGCCGCCTCCCACATCCGGCACGCGCGCGACTATGAGGCCGTCAATCGCACCGCCGGTGACCTGCAGCGCGCCCTGCTCTCCGAGCCCGGCCGCCCGCACCCCAACCTCGACATCGCCATCCGCTATCTGCCGGCCGGCGGCGGCGTCCTGGTCGGCGGCGACTGGTGCGAGACGGTACGGCTGCACTTCGGGCGGACCC
The genomic region above belongs to Streptomyces sp. CG1 and contains:
- a CDS encoding ABC transporter, which encodes MTALLRYQADLLVRSQRWLPPVILYAVFLGISVQSGQPVLDSLGYTAAGLLPVAAWLVRICVTGEPDAARACVAAARGPARAHLACLLTALLASVALGVGAAFVVTLISDPASNGHQVHVSLLRAGAAGLPATLTCALLGAAVGALTNRPLLRSTGRAVPAMLLGALLSVVLTGSPAQAAINGLVTGSETGRVPVSPLPLIGAALLTAAAFAVAARLTARRSP
- a CDS encoding polysaccharide deacetylase family protein → MTPRLRHITTACALGAALAACGTADPAGGARPAPAKSPVSASPSASHPPVLAPGPGGLTPVFEHGPRTLGKTVALTFDADMTSEEGPRAAAGEHFDNPDLIGTLRALKVPATIFMTGRWADEYPTEARSLGHDPLFEVANHSYSHNAFTDDCYGLPTVGAGNMRTDVQRAYASLRHAGVSHPLPYFRFPGGCYDKRALRTLSGLGLTAVQWDVVSGDTFATDADAVTQQVLDGVNPGSVVVMHCTRSAAPTTEQVVRAVVPELRRRGYRFVKVSELIGASSGHR
- a CDS encoding YbhB/YbcL family Raf kinase inhibitor-like protein — encoded protein: MRRSWMAAVAAAAAMSVVTGCGDDGGRQGATPSPTAGRRLTVTSTAYGDGGTIPRRHTCDGADVSPPLALTAVPPHTASLALLLQDPDAPHGTFTHWLAWDIDPHTRQLAAGEHPQGATEGRNDFKRPGYGGPCPPRGDRPHHYVLTVYATDRRLSLAAGAAPADLLRALSGHTLATGTLTGRYGRR
- a CDS encoding slipin family protein; the encoded protein is MLQELLGAIAAAGSAGVVYLAMAARVVKQYERGVLFRLGRVSGDPRTPGFTLIIPFVDRLQKVNMQIVTMPIPAQEGITRDNVTVRVDAVVYFRVIDAESALVKVEDYKFAVSQMAQTSLRSIIGKSDLDDLLSNREKLNQGLELMIDSPAVGWGIQVDRVEIKDVSLPDTMKRSMARQAEADRERRARIINADAELQASKKLAEAAQQMADTPAALQLRLLQTVMAVSAEKNSTLVLPIPVELLHFLERGNQPTAPNGDGELPSG
- a CDS encoding SulP family inorganic anion transporter, with the translated sequence MTSNNASLISRFPYLRQDFAASLVVFLVALPLCVGVAVASGVPAELGLITGIVGGLVTGLMRGSSLQVSGPAAGLTVLVFEAVKEFGLPALGVIVLASGVLQMGMGLLKLGRYFRAISVSVVEGMLAGIGLVLVAGQLYPALAAKAPDSGLAKIAGLPGAFLDALGDGAAAASLAVCAGTIAVLLLWRHVPAKVRTLPGPLAAVGLAAVAAVALDLPVATVEVQGLLGAVQPPPLSAFGELAGVGLLGTIVAFTLIASAESLFSAAAVDRLHTGPRTEYDKELLAQGVGNTVCGLLGALPMTAVIVRSAANVQAGARTKASRVLHGAWLLLFAALLPDVLAYIPIPALAGILIHSGAKLVPVRALAGLWREHRGEALILSVTALSIVAVSMFEGVLIGLALAVAKTAWEASHVKLEVIDKGAGPVDVYVAGNATFLRLPKILDSLESLPEDRPVRLDLSGLHHLDHACRTALENWAERHSAAGPEPVRVTAAQAG
- a CDS encoding carbonic anhydrase, which encodes MQPLIDNARTFGQRPEEFAKLAEGQSPQVLFITCSDSRVVPALITGARPGQLFELRTAGNIVPPHTSLHPTSEAATIEYAVEVLGVRDIVVCGHSHCGAVGALVRGDDLTAVPAVRDWLAHATPRPAGVAEDPEVAEGVRAHVLTQLLRLRSYPCVERKLAEGRLGLHAWYYEVHTGAVRAHRPQTDTFESL
- the zapE gene encoding cell division protein ZapE, yielding MSSSTAASGPSPVTDAGPLSLCARAPRVPADRLVAEMVPPPRFDSVRFSTYIPDPNQPSQTEAVRVLEGFAGGLGGAHASGAGRRGFFGFGRPRAPRTPAGPRGVYLDGGYGVGKTHLLASLWHATPAEPARKAFGTFVELTNLVGALGFQQTVQTLSGHSLLCIDEFELDDPGDTVLVSTLLGKLVEAGVALAATSNTLPGKLGEGRFAAADFLREIQGLSARFRTLRIDGEDYRHRGLPEAPKPFTDEEVTKAAYATEGASLDDFPHLLEHLARVHPSRYGALTDGLRAVCLTDVRPVPDQSTALRLVVLADRLYDREVPVLASGLPFDKLFSEEMLNGGYRKKYFRAISRLTALARDAKGLVGS
- a CDS encoding pyrimidine reductase family protein, with amino-acid sequence MRRLFPVTDETAAQASGGAPEGKGAGETAGARVTDGPGIRVTDAPEVSGAAALVDREWSLAELAAAYAYPEPVPGAPRPWLRANMVSTLDGAAQHEGRSQPISSAADMRIFGTLRALADVIVVGAETVRQEEYRPARARAEFAAARKAAGQAPAPAIAVVSASLELDFSLPLYTSPLVPTLILTGAAAAPDRVAAAEEAGATVVIAGEGRGIEPVRAVRALADLGHTRLLTEGGPRLLGQLIAAGVLDEMCLTLSPMLTAGDAQRVAGGPSVAVPRRFELVSLLEEAGFLFGRYRRS
- a CDS encoding indole-3-glycerol phosphate synthase, with the translated sequence MFTSVLMIEKALTSADVEFVTTLHGDEPVTFQVLLQPRGDQADRLLRAIDDIALGELDEAVREGETPEGKAARSVGQQALDVSLAALRAASSEAEGRLVEDHPLDALKSLVAEVSADEVIVLTDPHYVEEFFHRDWASRARHKVGVPVLKLFSHSKA